The DNA segment ACCACCTGTTCAGCGTTCATCACGCCTGCCCCCACAGTTCAGTGATATTGCGCTCGGCCAGCGCCGGCCCCACGCTCATGCCCACGCCGGTGTGCATCAACGCCACGCTGACCCCCTCGGCGGCGCGCAGGAACGAAAACGGCCCCGGCCCACGGGAGCCATAAACGCCTTGCCAGCGCTCGACGACCTGAATCTGACAGCCCAGGGTCTGCTCGGCCAGTTCGATCATCCAGTTGTCCACCTGTTCGGCGTTGAATGGCGAAGGATCACTGCCGTAATGGTGGGAATCCCCGATGATCAACTCGCCATGGGGCGTCGGGCTGATCAGCAGGTGGATGCCATGTTCATGCAGGTGCGGTGTGTCACGCAGGATCTGCGCCTGCACCGGCGCCGCTTCCGGCAAGTCGGCAAAGGCGCCGTAGTGCACGCAGCTCAGGCCGGTCAGCAGCGCGTGTTGCAGGTTCAGCTCCTCCTTGGGCCGGGCGCGCAGCATTTGCAGTTGGCAGATTTGCGGCTGGAGTGCGGCGATCTGTTCGGCCAGCAGGGTTTGGTAGTCGTGGCCGGAGCACACGATGATCTGCTTGCCACGAAAGCTGCCGGCGGTGCTGTGCACCTGGCCCGGTTCGATGTCACGTACCAGGGTGGAGAAGTGGAACTCCACCTTGAGGTCGCAGCGCAGGTACTCGATCAGTGCCGGCAGCGCCTCACGGGAATACAGTTGCTGATCGTCCAGGCCGTGCAGCGCGGCGCGGTGATGGCGGAACTGGCCGCCATACAAGTCGTTCAGCGCTGCGCCTTGCAACAGGTTGACGCGGTAGCCATGC comes from the Pseudomonas shahriarae genome and includes:
- a CDS encoding TIGR03364 family FAD-dependent oxidoreductase, encoding MTHHSDLLIIGAGILGLSHAYAAAKRGLKVTVFERTATPLGASVRNFGQALVTGQPPGQMLDLARQSREIWGQWAQQANLQLKRNGSYLFARTEAEEHLLEAFCAGRAKAHGYRVNLLQGAALNDLYGGQFRHHRAALHGLDDQQLYSREALPALIEYLRCDLKVEFHFSTLVRDIEPGQVHSTAGSFRGKQIIVCSGHDYQTLLAEQIAALQPQICQLQMLRARPKEELNLQHALLTGLSCVHYGAFADLPEAAPVQAQILRDTPHLHEHGIHLLISPTPHGELIIGDSHHYGSDPSPFNAEQVDNWMIELAEQTLGCQIQVVERWQGVYGSRGPGPFSFLRAAEGVSVALMHTGVGMSVGPALAERNITELWGQA